GGCGGTTCGAAAACCATGCGCGAGTCGTTCCCTTCGTGCTGTCCGCGGTGCGTGCCCTGCACGGGTCACGCCGTCGGCGCCGCCAAGGGCGGGGCCGTGCCGGCCCGCTCGGCGAGCCCAGGGAAGGCTACGCTCTCGCCGCGCCAGCGCACCGCCCGCACCGCCGCCTCCCGCAGCGCCTCGGCGGCCAGGGCCCGCCGCCCGCCACCCGCCGCCCGCACCAGGTCCGCGTACACGGCGGCCACCCGGTCCTCCAGCTCGGCGGCGAGCCGCACGGCCGCCGCCGCGTCCGGCACCGGGAAGGGCAGCGTGTACCCGGCGGCCGCCGCCACGGGCCTGCCCCCCACGTCCTTCACCTCGCGCACCAGCGCGTCCCTGCGCGCCCGGTGCGCGTCGTACGCCGTCCGCGCCTCGGCACGCTGCCCCTCGCCGATCCGCCCGCCGACCACGCCGTAGCCGTACACCGCCGCATGCTCGGCCGCCAGCGCCGCCTGGAGGGCCCGCAGCTCCCGGTCCTTCGCCTCGCTCACGCGCCACCCTCCGTCAGCAGATACACGTGCGCCGCCCCGGCCGCCGCCACCGAGGCCAGCAGCCGCGCCAGCTCGCCCGGCGCGTCGAGCAGCGCCGTGGCCCGCCGGTCGGCGAGTTCCCGCTCCGCGGCGGCGAGGGCGGCCAGCGCGTCCTTGTCGTCGCCCGGCACGGCGGCGGCCGAGGGGGAGGCGGAAGCGGAAGAGGGAGAGGGAGTGGAGGGGGAAGAGGGAGACGCCTTCCGGCCCGGGCCCCCTTCGAAGGCCTGCGCATGCCGTACGGCCTCCGCCCGCAGCGGCCGCAGCCGCTCCGCGAGCCCCGGGTGGGCGGCGATCACGGCGTCGTACCGCTCCACCAGCCCCTCACTGTCCCGCGCCGCACGCGCGCGTGCCCGGCGCTCGGCCGCCGACGGGCCGTCCTCCGGGCCGCCGGGGTCCTCGCCGCCGGCGGTGCAGCCCGCCAGGACGAGGGCCGCCGGACCAACGGCGAGCAGACTCCTTCTGCGCGGCCCCGAGCGGGCGCGCGGCGATGAGGGGAACGGCACGTCAGACGTCCTCGGGGGCTCGTACGAGAAAGAAGCGACTCCAGGGGCTGAACGCCCGTGATCACGGTACCCGGGCCCCCGCCCAGGACCACTCAGCGGCACCGTTCGTCACCGGGTGGACGGCAACACACCCCGCGACCGGATACCCTTTGACCAGACACGCGACCCATCCCACAACAGCACACGCGGCCGAGGAGTCACCCGGATGAGCACCACCCAGAGCGAGAGGCTGCGAGGACTGCTGGAACCGCTCGTCGCATCCCAGGGCCTGGATCTCGAAGAGATCGAAGTGGACTCCGTAGGACGCAAGCGTGTGCTGCGCGTCGTCGTCGACTCGGACACGGGCGCCGACCTTGACCAGATCGCCGATGTGAGCCGCGCGCTCTCGGCGAAGCTCGACGAGACGGACGCGATGGGCGAGGGGGAGTACACCCTCGAGGTCGGCACCCCGGGCGCGGAGCGCCTCCTCACGGAACACCGGCATTACGTCCGCGCCACGGACCGGCTGGTGAAGTTCCAGCTGGCCGAGGGCGGCGAGCTGGTCGCCAGGATCATCGAGGTCGACGACGAGGGCGTCGACACCGAGGTGCCCGGGGTCAAGGGCCGCAAGGCCACCGCGCGCAGACTCGCCTTCGACGACATCGTCCGGGCGCGTGTCCAGGTCGAGTTCAGCCGCAAGGACAAGAAGGAAGAGGAGGCGTAGCCGTGGACATCGACATGAGTGCCCTGCGGGGCTTGGTTCGGGAGAAGGAGATCTCCTTCCCCCTGCTGGTCGAGGCGATCGAGTCGGCCCTCCTCATCGCCTACCACCGCACCGAGGGAAGCCGCCGCCACGCGCGCGTGGAGCTCAACCGGGAGACCGGCCATGTGACCGTGTGGGCGAAGGAGGACCCCGACGACCTCGAGGAGGGCCAGGAGCCCCGCGAGTTCGACGACACCCCGTCCGGTTTCGGCCGTATCGCCGCCACCACGGCCAAGCAGGTCATCCTGCAGCGCCTGCGCGACGCCGAGGACGACGCGACGCTCGGCGAGTACGTCGGCCGTGAGGGCGACATCGTCACCGGCGTGGTCCAGCAGGGCCGCGACCCGAAGAACGTGCTCGTCGACATCGGCAAGCTCGAGGCCATCCTGCCGGTCCAGGAGCAGGTGCCGGGCGAGACTTACCCGCACGGCCTGCGGCTGCGGTCGTACGTCGTCCGGGTGGCCAAGGGCGTCCGCGGCCCGTCCGTGACGCTGTCCCGGACGCACCCCAACCTGGTGAAGAAGCTCTTCGCCCTGGAGGTGCCGGAGATCGCCGACGGGTCGGTCGAGATCTCCGCGATCGCCCGTGAGGCCGGTCACCGCACGAAGATCGCCGTACGGTCCACGCGGTCCGGCCTGAACGCCAAGGGCGCCTGCATCGGCCCCATGGGCGGCCGCGTGCGCAACGTGATGGGCGAGCTGAACGGTGAGAAGATCGACATCGTCGACTGGTCGGACGACCCGGCCGAGATGGTGGCGAACGCGCTCTCCCCGGCCCGCGTCTCCAAGGTGGAGATCGTGGACATGGCGACCCGGTCGGCCCGGGTGACCGTGCCCGACTACCAGCTGTCCCTGGCCATCGGCAAGGAAGGGCAGAACGCCCGCCTCGCGGCCCGGCTGACCGGCTGGCGGATCGACATCCGGCCGGACACCGAACCGGCCGCGGACCGGACCGGGGAATAGATCCAAGCCGCGGGTCGTTCAGATCACGACAGGTTCGGGCGCGGCAACTGTTCGAATCCTGCCCCAAAGGGGTGAGGCGCCTACGGGGAGGTAGACTTAACGGTGTCTGGCCGGACGCGCACCCGAGCATGCCCTGAACGCACCTGTGTGGGGTGTCGGGAGCGAGTGGCCAAGGCCGATCTGTTGCGGATCGTGGCGGTCGAGGACGCATGCGTCCCTGATCCACGCGGTACGCTGCCCGGCCGGGGTGCGTATGTGCATCCCACACCGGTCTGTCTTGACCAGGCGGTTCGCCGCCGGGCGTTCCCGAGGGCACTGCGCGTCCCGGGAGCGCTCGACACAAAGGCGTTGCGCCGATACGTCGAGCAGACAACAGTTGCCGATCAGGCAACACGGTAAGAACGTGCCGCACGGAGCCCCGTGCGGTGTAGGTACCTCGCGAGTCGAAAGCAGGTCGAGATTGCGATGAGCACTCGATGAGTACGCGATGAGTACGCCCATGAACTAGCGACGGTCCGGCTTCACCCGGACCTCAAAGGAGCGAAGTGGCTAAGGTCCGGGTCTACGAACTCGCCAAGGAGTTCGGTGTAGAGAGCAAGGTCGTCATGGCCAAGCTCCAGGAGCTCGGTGAATTCGTCCGTTCGGCGTCTTCGACCATCGAAGCGCCCGTTGTACGCAAGCTGACGGACGCCCTCCAGCAAGGCAACGGAGGCGGCAAGTCCGCCCCCGCACGCAAGGCTGCCCCGGCGAAGCCGGCAGCCCCCTCTCCGGCGCAGGCTGCCCGTCCGGCCGCCCCGCGCCCGCCGGCCCCCAAGCCGGCAGCCGCCGAGAAGCCCGCGGCTCCGGCCGCACCGGCCGCTTCCGGCCCCCGTCCCACTCCGGGCCCGAAGCCCGCGCCGCGGCCCGCCCCGGCGTCCCCGGCTCCGACCACGCCCGAGTTCACGGCACCCCCGTCGGCTCCCGCCGCGCCGGCCTCCGGGCAGGGCTCCTCGCAGGGCTCCGGCCCGCGTCCGGGCGCCCCGCGTCCGGCCGGCCAGGCGCCGCGTCCGGGTGCTCCTCGCCCGGGTGGTTCCGGCCAGGGTGGTCAGGGCCGTGGTGACCGTGGCGACCGTCCCGGCGCCTCGCGTCCGGGTGGCGGCGCCCCGCGTCCGGGTGCCCGTCCGGCGGGTCCCCGTCCGGGCAACAACCCCTTCACCTCTGGTGGCTCCACCGGCATGGCGCGCCCGCAGGCGCCCCGTCCGGGCGGTGCCCCGCGTCCGGGCGGCCCCGGTGCCCCCGGTGGCGCCCCGCGTCCGCAGGGCCAGGGCCAGGGCGGTCCCCGTCCCCAGGGCGCGGCGGGCGGTCCCCGTCCGCAGGCTCCGGGCGGCGCTCGTCCCACGCCGGGCGGCATGCCCCGTCCGCAGGGTGGCGGCCCGCGTCCCGGCGGCGGTCCCGGCGGTCCGCGTCCGAACCCCGGCATGATGCCGCAGCGTCCGGCTGCCGGTCCGCGTCCCGGTGGCGGTGGCCCCGGTGGCCGCGGTCCCGGTGGCGGCGGCCGTCCCGGTGGTGGCGGCGGCGGTCGTCCGGGTGGCGGCGGCTTCGCCGGTCGTCCCGGTGGCGGTGGCGGCGGTTTCGCCGGTCGTCCCGGTGGTCCCGGTGGCGGTGGCGGCGGTTTCGCCGGCCGTCCGGGTGGTCCCGGTGGCGGCGGCGGTCGTCCCGGCTTCGGTGGTCGTCCCGGTGGTCCGGGCGGTCGTGGTGGCACGCAGGGCGCCTTCGGTCGTCCCGGCGGTCCCGCGCGTCGTGGGCGCAAGTCGAAGCGGCAGAGGCGCCAGGAGTACGAGGCCATGCAGGCCCCGTCGGTCGGCGGCGTGATGCTGCCTCGCGGCAACGGCGAGACCGTTCGCCTGTCGCGCGGTGCGTCGCTCACCGACTTCGCGGAGAAGATCAACGCCAACCCGGCGTCGCTCGTCGCGGTCATGATGAACCTCGGCGAGATGGTCACGGCCACGCAGTCCGTCTCCGACGAGACGCTCCAGCTCCTCGCCGACGAGATGAACTACACGGTTCAGATCGTCAGCCCGGAGGAGGAGGACCGCGAGCTCCTGGAGTCCTTCGACATCGAGTTCGGCGAGGACGAGGGCGACGAGGAGGACCTGGTGGTCCGCCCGCCGGTCGTCACCGTCATGGGTCACGTCGACCACGGTAAGACCCGGCTGCTCGACGCCATCCGCAAGACGAACGTCATCGCGGGCGAGGCCGGCGGCATCACCCAGCACATCGGTGCCTACCAGGTCGCGACCGAGGTCAACGACGAAGAGCGCAAGATCACCTTCATCGACACCCCGGGTCACGAGGCGTTCACCGCCATGCGTGCCCGTGGTGCGCGGTCGACCGACATCGCGATCCTGGTCGTCGCGGCCAACGACGGCGTCATGCCGCAGACGGTCGAGGCGCTCAACCACGCCAAGGCGGCCGACGTCCCGATCGTCGTCGCGGTCAACAAGATCGACGTCGAGGGTGCCGACCCGACCAAGGTGCGCGGTCAGCTCACCGAGTACGGGCTGGTGGCCGAGGAGTACGGCGGCGAGACGATGTTCGTCGACATCTCCGCCAAGCAGGGTCTGCACATCGACTCCCTGCTGGAGGCCGTGATCCTCACGGCCGACGCCTCGCTCGACCTGCGGGCCAACCCGCACCAGGACGCGCAGGGCATCGCGATCGAGTCCCGTCTCGACCGCGGCCGCGGTGCCGTGTCGACGGTCCTCGTCCAGCGCGGCACGCTGCGGGTCGGCGACACCATGGTGGTCGGCGACGCGTACGGCCGAGTCCGGGCGATGCACGACGACAACGGCAACCTCGTCACCGAGGCGGGCCCGTCGACGCCGGTCCAGGTCCTGGGCCTGACCAACGTCCCGGGTGCGGGCGACAACTTCCTCGTGGTCGACGAGGACCGTACGGCCCGTCAGATCGCGGAGAAGCGTGCGGCGCGCGAGCGCAACGCGGCCTTCGCGAAGCGCACGCGCCGTGTGTCGCTGGAGGACCTGGACAAGGTGCTCAAGGCCGGCGAGGTCCAGCAGCTGAACCTGATCATCAAGGGTGACGCTTCCGGTTCCGTCGAGGCTCTCGAGTCCTCCCTGCTCCAGCTGGACGTCGGCGAAGAGGTCGACATCCGCGTCCTGCACCGCGGCGTCGGTGCGGTCACGGAGTCCGACATCGACCTGGCGATGGGCTCGGACGCCATCGTGATCGGCTTCAACGTGCGCGCCGCCGGGCGTGCGCAGCAGATGGCCGAGCGCGAGGGCGTGGACGTCCGCTACTACTCGGTCATCTACCAGGCGATCGAGGAGATCGAGGCGGCCCTCAAGGGCATGCTCAAGCCGGAGTACGAAGAGGTCGAGCTCGGTACGGCGGAGATCCGCGAGGTCTTCAAGTCGTCCAAGCTGGGCAACATCGCGGGTGTTCTCATCCGTTCCGGCGAGGTCAAGCGGAACACCAAGGCCCGCCTCATCCGCGACGGCAAGGTCGTCGCGGAGAACCTCAACATCGAGGGCCTGCGTCGTTTCAAGGACGACGTCACCGAGATCCGCGAAGGGTTCGAGGGCGGTATCAACCTCGGCAACTTCAACGACATCAAGGTCGACGACGTCATCGCGACGTACGAGATGCGCGAGAAGCCGCGGGTGTAACACCCACGGCACCCGGACCGGCCGACGCGGCATCGCCGCGTCGGCCGGCTGGCCGTTTGTCTCCCCCGCGGAACAGACTCGGTGCACCCGCCGGGGTGCCTCGGCGCCCCGGCGGGCGCACAGGGGCGAAGTCCCGCGAGGGGTGCTGGCGTGAGGCCCCGCAAGGGGTGCTGGAGTGAAGCCCCGCAAGGGGTGCAGGGGACGCAGTCCCCGCCGGGGTCTGGGGCGGAGCCCCAGGGGGCAGGGCCTCCTGGCCAACCGTGTCGGGCGGGTGGGTGGGCAAAGGAAAACCCCATCGAGCCACCGGCAGGTACGCGGTACCGTTCTTGATGTCCCTGCCCCAACCCGCAGGGCCATCGATCCCGTACCGGCGGGTCATCCGGATACACATGTACGTGGGGACGCTGTCCTTCGACCTGCTCCTCGGCGACGTACGGTCGCTGAAGGAGAAGCGCTCCGTCGTCCGCCCCATCGTCGCCGAGCTCCAGCGCAAGTACGCGGTGAGCGCGGCCGAGGTGGATCACATGGACCTCCACCGCAGGGCCGTCGTCGGCCTCGCGCTGGTGTCCGGTGACGCGGCGCACGTGAGCGATGTACTCGACCGGTGCGAACGGCTGGTCGCCGCCCGCCCCGAGGTGGAGCTGCTGTCCGTCAGGCGGCGCTTCCACGGCGAAGACGACTGACGAACCGAGAACGACCCAGACAGGAAAGAACGGGAGACGGACCAGTGGCCGACAACGCGCGGGCCAAGAGGCTGGCGGACCTCATCCGGGAAGTGGTGGCCCAGAAGCTGCAACGCGGGATCAAGGACCCGCGGCTCGGCTCTCACGTCACCATCACGGACACGCGGGTCACGGGTGATCTGCGGGAGGCGACCGTCTTCTACACCGTGTACGGGGACGACGAGGAGCGGAACGCGGCCGCAGCCGGCCTGGAGAGCGCCAAGGGCGTCCTGCGCTCCGAGGTCGGCCGGGCCGCCGGTGTGAAGTTCACGCCGACCCTGACCTTCGTCATGGACGCCCTCCCGGACACCGCCCGGAACATCGAGGACCTCCTCGACAAGGCGCGCCAGTCCGACGAGAAGGTGCGCGAGGCATCAGCGGGTGCGAAGTACGCCGGCGACGCCGACCCGTACCGCAAGCCGGACGAGGACGACGAGACGGACGACACCACCGAATGACCCAGAAGCACACCACGCCCGACGGCCTCGTCATCGTCGACAAGCCGTCGGGCTTCACTTCGCACGACGTCGTCGCCAAGATGCGCGGCATCGCCAGAACGCGACGCGTCGGGCACGCCGGTACCCTCGACCCGATGGCGACGGGCGTCCTCGTCCTCGGCGTCGAGAAGGCCACGAAGCTCCTCGGCCATCTCGCACTGACCGAGAAGGAGTACCTGGGCACGATCCGGCTCGGGCAGAACACCCTCACCGACGACGCCGAGGGGGAGATCACCTCCGCGACGGACGCCTCCGGGGTCACCCGCGACGCCATCGACGCCGGCATCGCCAAGCTGACCGGCGAGATCATGCAGGTGCCGTCCAAGGTCAGCGCCATCAAGATCAACGGCGTGCGGTCCTACAAGCGGGCCCGGGACGGCGAGGAGTTCGACATCCCGGCCCGGCCCGTCACGGTCTCATCCTTCGGCGTGTACGACGTCCGGGAGGCCGTCGCGGAGGACGGCACGCCTGTACTCGACCTGGTCGTCTCGGTCGTCTGCTCCTCCGGCACGTACATCCGGGCCCTGGCCCGCGACCTGGGCGCCGACCTCGGCGTCGGCGGGCATCTCACCGCCCTGCGGCGCACCCGCGTCGGCCCCTACAAGCTGGACGCGGCCCGCACCCTCGACCAGCTCCAGCAGGAGCTGACCGTGATGCCGATCGCCGAGGCCGCCGCGGCCGCGTTCCGCCGCTGGGACGTCGACACCCGGCGCGCCCGGCTGCTCACCAACGGCGTACGGCTGGACATGCCCGAGGAGTACGCGAACTCCGGCTCCGTCGCCGTCTTCGACCCGGAGGGCCGCTTCCTCGCCCTCGTCGAGGAGCATCGGGGCAAGGCCAAGAGCCTGGCCGTCTTCGGCTGACAGCACACCGGGACCGTCCGCCCGTGGAGCGGCGACCACGGGGTACCCCCACTGCCGCCGCTCCACGGTCCCCCCTCGATTCCCCCACCCCTAGGGTGTATCCAGCCGCTCGCGTTCATTCACCCGTCCGTGCAGGCGCTCGGAGTGAACCGGGGGAGCGGAGGGGGGCGCTTTCGCCGAGCGACCTGTCCCGCTGATCACCTCGCCCCTACCGTCGAACGCAAGGGCACGGGTGTACGGCGGGGAGGCTCGACGATGACGTCGCGGAACCGGTCCGGGGAGACACACGACAGCGCGGCAGACTCCCCGGACCGCCCCGGAACAACGCAGCAGACGACCGAGGCAGCCGACGGCGGGGCACCCGGCCCGGCCCTCGTCCGGATCCACGACCTCGCCGGCCGCCCCCGCGGCACCGGCTTCCTGGCCGACCACCACGGCACGCTCGTCACCAGCCACGAGGCGGTCGACGGCCTGCCCCGGCTCGTCCTGCACGGGGCCGGGGACCGCCGCCGGGTCGTGTCCGCCGACGCGGTGATCCCGCTGCCCGCCCTCGGCCTGGCCCTCGTACGGACCGAGGGCCTCGGCGTGCCGCCACTGCCCGTCACCGTGCGGGGCGGGGCCGGGACGGGCGCCTATGTGCGGATCGCCGCCGACGGCTGGCGCGAGGCCAGGGTGCTCGGCTCGACCGCTGTGACGTACACGGCCACGGCCCGCCTCCACCGCCTCGACGGCGCGCTGGAGCTGGCGGTCGGCACGGCGGGGCGGGACGCGCTGCGGCTGGGCGGCGGAGCGGCCGGCGGCCCGGTGCTCGATGCCGCGACCGGCGCCGTCGTCGGTGTCCTCGGCACCGCGCTCAGCTCCGACCACAGCGACGTCGGGTTCGCCGTACCGCTGCATCCCCGGGTCCCCGGCGCGGCGGCCCCGCTCGCCGAACTGTTCGCCGAGAACGCGGCGACGGTCCCCGCGTACGGCGCCGACCTCAACCTGGCCGGGGTGCTGGAGCTGACCGGCACCGCGGTGGGGCTGGACGGCCCGCCCGGCGGCACGGGGCTCCCGGAGCCGGTCGAACGGGCGGCCGTGGTGGCCGAGTTCAGCGACTTCGAGGCAGGCCCGGCGGCCGTGCTCGGCCTGGTCGGCCCGCCGGGCAGCGGTCGTACGACGGAACTCGCGGTGCTCGCCGCGCGCCGCGCCCGCGCTGGGTATCCCACGCTGTGGCTGCGCGGCTGCGAACTGCGGGACGACGACGCCTCGGTGGCCGACGCGGCACGCCGGGCACTGACCAGGGCAGCCCCCGTCGTGGCCGCGTCCGGGCCGTGTTTCCGGCCGGCCGACCTGGGCGACACCACGCCCGAGCGCCTCGCCCACCTCGCCGGTGCCCTCGGCCGGCCCCTGCTGCTGGTCCTCGACAGCCCGGAGGAGATGCCTCCGGCGCTGGCCCGCCGCCTGGCCGGCTGGACGGACGGGACGGTGCGGTGGCTGCGGGCGACGGGCGTGCGGCTGGTCGTGGCGTGCCGGGCGGAGTACTGGGAGGGGGCGGTGTTCCCGGCGGAGGTCCTGCACCGGCCGGCCGGCGCCGAAGGGCGGCCCGCGTGTGTGCGGCTCGGCGACCTCACCGAGGGCGAGGCCCGCGAGGCCCGCCTGCGCCACGGCATCCCGGAGAGCGCCCTCGTCGACGCCGACGCCCGGCATCCCCTCACCCTGCGGCTGCTCGCCGAGATCCGGGACGCCCTCGGCGTCTTCGACGGCGCGGAAAGGGCAGGTGCTCCCGACAGTCCCAACGGCCCCGGCGCCACCGTCGGCCGGGACGACGTCTTCGCGGCCTACCTGGACCTGATGTCCCTGCGCATCGCCGTGCGTCTGGCCGCCGGGAACGGCCTGTGCGGCACGGCCGTGCGCCGGCTGGCCGCCAAGGTCGCCGGGCAGGTGCACGAGGCCGCCAGGCGCAGCCTCGGACCCGGGCCGGGGGATCTGGACCGGGAGGCGTTCGAGTCGGTGTTCCCGTGGGGGCCCGCACCGGCGCGGTTCGGCGGCGGCACCGGATGGGCGTCGGCCGTCCTCGCGGAGGGGCTGCTCGTGCCCGCCGGAGCGGGCTACCGCTTCGCCCACGAGGAACTCGCCGACTGGCTCCAGGGCCTGCACCTCGACCTCGACGAGGCCCTGCACGCCCTCGTCCACCGCCGGCAGGACGCGCAGTCCGAGCCCGTCCCGCACCACCGCATCGGGCCGGTCGTGCAGGCCCTGCTGTTCCTCGCCCGCCAGCACGGCACCGGCGAACTGGCCGCGCGGCTGGCGGAGCTGGTGCACGCCCTGGACGCCGATCCACGGTCCTGGTGGGCCGCCCGGCTGCTCGCCGGGACCCTGTCGGCCGTACCCGAGGCGACGCCGTACACGGAGGTGCTGCGGCTGCTCGCCGACCGGATCGTGGCCTGGCGGCGGCAGGACAGGCCCGTGCCGGAGGAGGTCGGGCCCGAATTCTGGGCCGGGGTACGGCTGCCGGGGGACGAGCGGTTCGCGCTGCTGAGGCGGCTGGTGCACGCCGACGGCCCGCCGTGCGAGGCCGGCCCTCGGTTCCTGGACACCGTCGCCCGGCTGCTGGCCGCCGACCCCACCGCCGTACAGCCGCTGCTGGCACGCTGGTTCGACGACGAGCAGCCGCTGCCCGCCACCCCGCACGCCACCGTGGCCACGGCCGCGCAAGCACTGCTGCACACCCACCGGCACAGCGCGCTGGACGACTTGGCGGACGCGCTCGTCGACCGCGCGCACCGGAGAGCCGACGAACTGCTCGCCGTGCTGGCCGAGGAGGAACCGTCGGCGGTGTGCCGGGCCGCCGACCGGTGGGCGCGCGACGAGCGGCCGGAGAGACGGAGTGCCGCGATGGCGCACGGCCTGCGCGTCGCGCCGCAGGTGAGCACCGGAGGCGACCGCGCCCTGCTGCGCTACGCGGCCCTCACCCTCCTCGCCCGCCCCGCCGACCGGGCCCTGCACGGCGGCGCCCTGGCCCTTCTGGTCCAGGACCCGCTCACCCGGGCCCGGTATCTGCCGCGGGCGCTGGAGCACTTCGCGGCGGGCGACCCGCACCTCCCGCCGGACGCCCTGGCCGCCGCCCTCCTGGCCCACCCCGAGCCGGTCCTCGGTGCCTTCGCGGTGCGGCTGGAGCGGCCGGACGCGGAGGAGGCACTGCGGGCGCTCGCCGACGCCACCCCGCCCGGCCTGGTCCGGCGGGTCGCCGCGCTGGTGGGGCAGGCGGCACAGCGGCGGCCGGAACTCGCCGGGCACGTGGCCGCGTACGTGGACCAGCGGCTCGACCGGGGCCCTGCCGCCCGGACGGTGCTCCTGCCCCTGGTCACCGGCCTGCTGGAGGACGGCCCGGCGCGGCTGCGGTGCGCCCTCGCCGCGATCCTCACCCCGCCCGGCATCCCCGCCTCCCGTCCGCTGCGCCGCGAGCTGCGCGACGCGCTCCTGGCCCGCGAGCACGACACCGACGTCCTGGACGCGCTGCTGCACGGCGCCGCCCGCAACGGCGGCGACGACCTGCGCGACCTCGTCCGCCGCATCGGACTGCTCCTGGCGCGCACCCCGGAGGGTGCCGCCCGCTTCGACCGCGCCCTGGTCGACCTCGGCCGGCACGTGCCGGGCTTCGCCGCCCGCGTGGCCCGCTGGCTGGCCGACGCGCCCGAGGAATGGGCGGCGCTGGTCGGGCCGAGCTCCCACCGGACGATCGAGTCTCTGGCCGGGGTACACGTCCCCGCCTGAAGGATCGCGCACGCCGGACGGGGCCGCGGCGTCGTGCGCCCTGTCACAGCCCCCATGCCGATGCGGGCCGCAGACACCCGGCATGGCACCCTTAGACCTGCGTACGAGGCAACCAGGAACAACCACGGACACCGGTTCGACGAGCTTTCGACAAGGAGCAGGCACAGTGCAGCGCTGGCGTGGCTTGGAGGACATCCCCCAGGACTGGGGGCGCAGCGTCGTCACCATCGGCTCCTACGACGGAGTCCACCGCGGACACCAGCTGATCATCCGGCATGCCGTGAACCGCGCCCGGGAGCTGGGCGTGCCCGCCGT
This region of Streptomyces caelestis genomic DNA includes:
- a CDS encoding ferritin-like domain-containing protein, whose protein sequence is MSEAKDRELRALQAALAAEHAAVYGYGVVGGRIGEGQRAEARTAYDAHRARRDALVREVKDVGGRPVAAAAGYTLPFPVPDAAAAVRLAAELEDRVAAVYADLVRAAGGGRRALAAEALREAAVRAVRWRGESVAFPGLAERAGTAPPLAAPTA
- the rimP gene encoding ribosome maturation factor RimP — translated: MSTTQSERLRGLLEPLVASQGLDLEEIEVDSVGRKRVLRVVVDSDTGADLDQIADVSRALSAKLDETDAMGEGEYTLEVGTPGAERLLTEHRHYVRATDRLVKFQLAEGGELVARIIEVDDEGVDTEVPGVKGRKATARRLAFDDIVRARVQVEFSRKDKKEEEA
- the nusA gene encoding transcription termination factor NusA; translated protein: MDIDMSALRGLVREKEISFPLLVEAIESALLIAYHRTEGSRRHARVELNRETGHVTVWAKEDPDDLEEGQEPREFDDTPSGFGRIAATTAKQVILQRLRDAEDDATLGEYVGREGDIVTGVVQQGRDPKNVLVDIGKLEAILPVQEQVPGETYPHGLRLRSYVVRVAKGVRGPSVTLSRTHPNLVKKLFALEVPEIADGSVEISAIAREAGHRTKIAVRSTRSGLNAKGACIGPMGGRVRNVMGELNGEKIDIVDWSDDPAEMVANALSPARVSKVEIVDMATRSARVTVPDYQLSLAIGKEGQNARLAARLTGWRIDIRPDTEPAADRTGE
- a CDS encoding YlxR family protein: MSGRTRTRACPERTCVGCRERVAKADLLRIVAVEDACVPDPRGTLPGRGAYVHPTPVCLDQAVRRRAFPRALRVPGALDTKALRRYVEQTTVADQATR
- the infB gene encoding translation initiation factor IF-2 is translated as MAKVRVYELAKEFGVESKVVMAKLQELGEFVRSASSTIEAPVVRKLTDALQQGNGGGKSAPARKAAPAKPAAPSPAQAARPAAPRPPAPKPAAAEKPAAPAAPAASGPRPTPGPKPAPRPAPASPAPTTPEFTAPPSAPAAPASGQGSSQGSGPRPGAPRPAGQAPRPGAPRPGGSGQGGQGRGDRGDRPGASRPGGGAPRPGARPAGPRPGNNPFTSGGSTGMARPQAPRPGGAPRPGGPGAPGGAPRPQGQGQGGPRPQGAAGGPRPQAPGGARPTPGGMPRPQGGGPRPGGGPGGPRPNPGMMPQRPAAGPRPGGGGPGGRGPGGGGRPGGGGGGRPGGGGFAGRPGGGGGGFAGRPGGPGGGGGGFAGRPGGPGGGGGRPGFGGRPGGPGGRGGTQGAFGRPGGPARRGRKSKRQRRQEYEAMQAPSVGGVMLPRGNGETVRLSRGASLTDFAEKINANPASLVAVMMNLGEMVTATQSVSDETLQLLADEMNYTVQIVSPEEEDRELLESFDIEFGEDEGDEEDLVVRPPVVTVMGHVDHGKTRLLDAIRKTNVIAGEAGGITQHIGAYQVATEVNDEERKITFIDTPGHEAFTAMRARGARSTDIAILVVAANDGVMPQTVEALNHAKAADVPIVVAVNKIDVEGADPTKVRGQLTEYGLVAEEYGGETMFVDISAKQGLHIDSLLEAVILTADASLDLRANPHQDAQGIAIESRLDRGRGAVSTVLVQRGTLRVGDTMVVGDAYGRVRAMHDDNGNLVTEAGPSTPVQVLGLTNVPGAGDNFLVVDEDRTARQIAEKRAARERNAAFAKRTRRVSLEDLDKVLKAGEVQQLNLIIKGDASGSVEALESSLLQLDVGEEVDIRVLHRGVGAVTESDIDLAMGSDAIVIGFNVRAAGRAQQMAEREGVDVRYYSVIYQAIEEIEAALKGMLKPEYEEVELGTAEIREVFKSSKLGNIAGVLIRSGEVKRNTKARLIRDGKVVAENLNIEGLRRFKDDVTEIREGFEGGINLGNFNDIKVDDVIATYEMREKPRV
- a CDS encoding DUF503 domain-containing protein, with amino-acid sequence MYVGTLSFDLLLGDVRSLKEKRSVVRPIVAELQRKYAVSAAEVDHMDLHRRAVVGLALVSGDAAHVSDVLDRCERLVAARPEVELLSVRRRFHGEDD
- the rbfA gene encoding 30S ribosome-binding factor RbfA is translated as MADNARAKRLADLIREVVAQKLQRGIKDPRLGSHVTITDTRVTGDLREATVFYTVYGDDEERNAAAAGLESAKGVLRSEVGRAAGVKFTPTLTFVMDALPDTARNIEDLLDKARQSDEKVREASAGAKYAGDADPYRKPDEDDETDDTTE
- the truB gene encoding tRNA pseudouridine(55) synthase TruB, yielding MTQKHTTPDGLVIVDKPSGFTSHDVVAKMRGIARTRRVGHAGTLDPMATGVLVLGVEKATKLLGHLALTEKEYLGTIRLGQNTLTDDAEGEITSATDASGVTRDAIDAGIAKLTGEIMQVPSKVSAIKINGVRSYKRARDGEEFDIPARPVTVSSFGVYDVREAVAEDGTPVLDLVVSVVCSSGTYIRALARDLGADLGVGGHLTALRRTRVGPYKLDAARTLDQLQQELTVMPIAEAAAAAFRRWDVDTRRARLLTNGVRLDMPEEYANSGSVAVFDPEGRFLALVEEHRGKAKSLAVFG